CAACCCCGAGACGACCACGGGTGGCCGCGCGCTGAAGTTCTACTCCTCGGTGCGCCTCGACGTGCGCAAGATCGGCCAGCCGGTCAAGCTGGGCAACGACGCCGTGGGCAACACGGTGAAGGTCAAGACCGTCAAGAACAAGGTCGCGCCCCCCTTCAAGGAGGTCGAGCTGACCCTGATGTACGGCAAGGGCTTCGACCAGCTCTCCGACCTCGTGACCCTCGCCGCCGACATGGACATCATCAAGAAGTCGGGCTCGTTCTACTCCTACGGTGAGGACCGCATCGGCCAGGGCAAGGAAAAGGCCATCCAGTACATCTCCGAGCGCCCCGAGCTGGAGAACGAGATCCGCGAGCGCGTGCTGGCGAGCATCAAGGAAGGCCGCGCGGGCGACCTGCCCACGGTGGCGACGGTGCCCGCCGTGGCGGAGTGAGCCGGTAGACCGAAGACAAAGACAGGAGCGCCCCTGCCCGGAGGACGGGTGGGGGCGGTTCTTTTGGTGGACCGTGGGCCTGCCCCTACGCCGTGGACCCGCGGCACGTCATCCTGTTCTGGTCAGCCGGGAGGAGGAAGCGATGCGAACCGTGGACTTGGATAACGCCGAACAGCAGTTAGGCAGCCTCGTTGATGCGGTCGAGGGAAGCGAGGTCGTCGTCATTACCCGCGACGGCAGGCCCGCCGTGAAACTCGTGCCCCTGACCTACGGCGAGCGGATGGAGTGGAGCGCCGAGGTGCAACGGTTCATGCAGGGCGGCGAGTACGACCCGGACGCCTTCCAGCTTGACCGCGACGACGTGCTGCCCGCGCCGGAGCGAGACTTGTTCTGAGCGGCCAACCACACTCGGCAAGAGGTAAGCGATGAGGATTGCAACGGTAACGGTCGGCGACGAAGGAGAAATCACCCTGCCTTCCGAAGTATGCGAGCGGCTAGGCGTCGGCGAGGGCGATGAGGTCGAGTTCGTGTTGGACGACAAGGGCGTTCACCTTCGTGCGATACAGCAAGAGAACAACGCCAGCGCCATAACCGCCTTCAAGGACATGCCCCGCGACGAAGAATTCAAGCTCGACCGCATTCAAGACACGCCACCCGACCCCGACCTCTAGCCTCCCCCATCCCGCCTACCCCCGCCTCCCCCTTTTGGCCGATGCCCCCGCCCCCGCCATCCGCGCACACTGGGCTCAGACTTCGGTGGGGCCTCCGCACGGGAGCGCACCCGCAACCCACGCGAAGAAGCCCCCACCCGAGTGAAGGTGGGGGCTAAAGTTGTTCAGCAGCTCATCCTTTAAGTGGCCTTGCAGCTAACTCCTTTAGTATTCTAGACTCTGGAAATTTTTCAAGTCCCAACATACATGCTCTTTTTGCCTGCTCATCTTCATTACTTCTCAAATATATCCAATACAATTGACTATAGCCCTCGTCTTTTGAGAATCCTCCATTCTCCATTTTATTTTTCATTCGGCTGAGGACAAATTCTTGAAGGCCAACCTTCATGTTACTATCGACTGTTCCTGTCCTAAAAAACTCATTCACATATCTAGCCGCATTAACCATGTAATTCTCATTTTCTGGTGAAAGTTCTGAAGCTTCAATAAGATTGAGGATTGCATTTTTATAATCTTTTATCTGCCATAAGTACGTTCCGTATATATATTTTGCCTCCGAATTTTCAATAGAGTGGTCAGCAATTTTCTTAACAACCTCTAGAATATCAGACTCATTGAATATACCTTGACGCGATATTCTACCAGAGAGAATATCGAGTAAAAACAGTGGATCAAGCAGGGACATACCGTATAGAAATTGATCTAATATGCGTAAAGTTTTCGAATCAGCCGCGCTTCTATAGATAGAATTAGCCCTCTTCCTTACATCATCTACGCTACGAGCGTTAATAAGAAGATTTAAATGTGAAGTAATTAGGGTTTTCACTGCTAATATATCAGCCTTCTCAAGACTATCTTCAATCTCACTTTTACCAAAACGTCTAGCATCTAGTGGGACGGATAAAAATGTCAGGTCGCCATTATCAATAACACCACACAAGGCATAGCTAGATATTTCTTGTATTACCTCATACACATCGTCAGAGGTAACAGTTGTGTGTGGGTTATAGATTTGACAGAATCCAGATACTGTTTGTATGCTCAAATCAAAATTAAACTGTGTTATAAACAAAAACACCCTCTTCGAAGTTTGACTCAAGCTCTCAAAAGAGGGCCTGAATAACTTTTCTCTTATCTGATCATCTGACAGAACCTTTTCACTTAAGAAGCTCCTGGGCGTGTTGCCTGCAAAGGCATATACCATCAGTTTAATGAGGTATGGAATACCTCCCGAGGAGACAAATATCGACTCCTTATTTCTTTCATCTACACTTCCAGATACATTTCTTGCACTCGCTTCATAATCTATAAGCTCAAATGCCTCCGCTCGCTCCATTCCCGTAACAGTAATAGAGAAGTCTCTCTCCATTTGCCTCACCCTGCTTGTTATCAAAACCTTATTAGGCAATTCTATTATATCCTCTAATGTATCATGCATAGCTTTAGGATTTTCTACTGTTTCAAAATTATCCAATATGACTAGGACTTTAGATGACTTCTCTCCCAAGATCTTCTTCAATTTATCCATCGAATCATTGCAATTTGATAGGTCAAAGTATGAGTACTTCTCTATGTATTTTACAATACTGTCGAAATTGCTTACATCTCGTACAACTTCCTTAGCGCCTTCATCTAGTAAATCTACATTACGGGCGCTGAGCCACAGTATAGTTTCAAACCTATCTTGTGCAATTACTCCATCTACCATCCTTCTTGCCACCTTCAACGCTAAAGTGGTTTTACCTGCACCACCTCGCCCGTGCAGTGTAATGAGTCTTCGCTTACTGTCAAGCAAAACTGTCGCTAGATCCTCCTCCAGCTTACTTCTATCAACGTACACGGTGTTAATATTGGGTAAGTTATGTATAGCAGCCGATCCTACTAACATTTCGTGAGAGCCAGAGGTATGACTTTTTGAGTCAGGATTATTCGCGACTTCTCCTACGGGGACTACTATTCTTCGAGTATCACCAGATGCATAGTCTATGACCTCAATTTTGCCCTGCCTATCTATTTCACTATTTGGAAAATAAAACATTCTTCTGGAGTCATCCCAATAGTAAATAGGTGGTACGGGATAATTTATCCCGTAACTTTCATTACTAACGTAGACACCTGGCTCCACATTAGCAAAAGAGTCGGTTTCAAAATTTGACATTCCCTTGAGGATCATTTCTCTGAGTCTACCACTCCTTATAACATATCTAACAAAATTTACGTGTGACGAATCAAGCATATTATTAACATCCAGCGCATAGCCCTCTATAATCCCACGAATTATGCTGTTGTAATTACTGTAATAATCATCAGATTTGGCTCCGTGTGCATTCTTATTACGCAAAAATACTATAAATTTCTCTAACTCTATACGAGACTTACCAAATTCAGCAACATCGTTCGATGTAGCAAGTGTCAACTG
This genomic interval from Deinococcus aestuarii contains the following:
- a CDS encoding type II toxin-antitoxin system Phd/YefM family antitoxin, which translates into the protein MRTVDLDNAEQQLGSLVDAVEGSEVVVITRDGRPAVKLVPLTYGERMEWSAEVQRFMQGGEYDPDAFQLDRDDVLPAPERDLF
- a CDS encoding AbrB/MazE/SpoVT family DNA-binding domain-containing protein; amino-acid sequence: MRIATVTVGDEGEITLPSEVCERLGVGEGDEVEFVLDDKGVHLRAIQQENNASAITAFKDMPRDEEFKLDRIQDTPPDPDL
- a CDS encoding NB-ARC domain-containing protein codes for the protein MAYVIERSLLRARSSAGLNNQDEFSSLIYLGEVVIKYTSLIMLAAAKAKNERKYKIILRDTLHRGNGVGTWITAKEQLVPVILRSNDQAFREYCKWFSQKNGPTAYFNTNEESVKQLTLATSNDVAEFGKSRIELEKFIVFLRNKNAHGAKSDDYYSNYNSIIRGIIEGYALDVNNMLDSSHVNFVRYVIRSGRLREMILKGMSNFETDSFANVEPGVYVSNESYGINYPVPPIYYWDDSRRMFYFPNSEIDRQGKIEVIDYASGDTRRIVVPVGEVANNPDSKSHTSGSHEMLVGSAAIHNLPNINTVYVDRSKLEEDLATVLLDSKRRLITLHGRGGAGKTTLALKVARRMVDGVIAQDRFETILWLSARNVDLLDEGAKEVVRDVSNFDSIVKYIEKYSYFDLSNCNDSMDKLKKILGEKSSKVLVILDNFETVENPKAMHDTLEDIIELPNKVLITSRVRQMERDFSITVTGMERAEAFELIDYEASARNVSGSVDERNKESIFVSSGGIPYLIKLMVYAFAGNTPRSFLSEKVLSDDQIREKLFRPSFESLSQTSKRVFLFITQFNFDLSIQTVSGFCQIYNPHTTVTSDDVYEVIQEISSYALCGVIDNGDLTFLSVPLDARRFGKSEIEDSLEKADILAVKTLITSHLNLLINARSVDDVRKRANSIYRSAADSKTLRILDQFLYGMSLLDPLFLLDILSGRISRQGIFNESDILEVVKKIADHSIENSEAKYIYGTYLWQIKDYKNAILNLIEASELSPENENYMVNAARYVNEFFRTGTVDSNMKVGLQEFVLSRMKNKMENGGFSKDEGYSQLYWIYLRSNEDEQAKRACMLGLEKFPESRILKELAARPLKG